The Glycine soja cultivar W05 chromosome 9, ASM419377v2, whole genome shotgun sequence sequence actaaaaattattcatttagaaagactttttgtatttatttctttttgctgGTAACCTgtagttgaattttattttctttgatgtGCTCTTTTTAAAGTAAGATTGACTATTCATTAGAGGACGTCAAAAcagtttgtttatttgtttttctcctTAATGGATTTTCTGAGATTGAATAAACttcatttgatgatgaagatgcattTTTTGACTTATTGGATGCTTGTAGCTTTGAGCTTTTatccatgaaattttttttacacacttTTCTTTAATggactttcttcttctttgatgatgaagatgcatcTTTTGATTTCTTGGATAGTTATAGCTTTGGACTTTGATATAGGTTTTGTTATGTTGTGAGTAACATTGAAGAAGAAGGGAAAGAGATGTGACAAATACAAAAGGAGAATGTTCTTCTttctccaaatcatcattgcTAACGTGACAACGTAATAGTGAGGAGTTCAGCTTTAATATATTATCCTTTAATATGCATCATTTGTTGAGATCATTCTTAAATTATGATTGGTGTATAAGTTCCCCTCTTGTAAAATATCATTGAATTTTGATATCATATTCTCTCATATCGCTACATGTAATGGAGTTTCCTGTTgcaatgtatttaaaaatacaaatcggattaaaattaaaattattaaataaatttaatcaatataaaatttatttaaagtaatttaatgtAAAAACAATTTGCATTTTGTGATATGTAATATtgaagataataaataaaatgatatttgtaATAGTTAAAGTTGatgtcaaatatattttttacaaactaatgtgaaaaataaataaatttaaactttgtttaaccaacatatttttttatagattagcTTGAAAACTAATTTTAGATCATGACTTTGTTgatgtgaaatatttatttatatttatatagcagaaaatatattaaaatttagaaattattaatatgaaaaaaattgaatgatatataaaatgtaaaagaaaatgattataGAATGTAATATAGAACATTAAAGAATGAAGGTCGTGAACATAAGAAGCATTTGGAGATCAGGAAGATTGAATTGAAATGTTTTGATATAGATTTTGTTATGTTGTGAGTaatattgaagaaggaaaagaaaaatgataaatacaaaaagaaaatgatctTCTTCAAATCATCAATTTTAGTGACATGACAGTGTAATAGTGAGTAATtcagtttttatatattataaataaattcttaacgtgaataaaatgtttatttgattataaGGTATATATTTATCTGAAATAATGGACTTATATTCTTGTTATGTGAATGATCTACAATATTGTCAATTGTTTATTGACTTGACCTTGGATATGTATTGATTATTGACTCGACCACAACAGAATGAGCTTCTTTTCTGATCCCACACAATTTAGTTTACCAGACTCAATACAAAGCTATCTAAGTATCACCATCTTCATCCTGCAGCTCCTCATCAAAATgaagtgtttttctctcttgttatTTGCATTTTGGTCTATATATATCCAcctgttttctctcttttcattgAACTCACTATGGTTTATCTCAAACATAACTGTTTTTGCATCAGGAAATGAGATTGATCATTTGGCACTGATAAATTTCAAGAAATTCATATCTACTGATCCATATGGAATCTTGTTCTCTTGGAATACTTCTACTCATTTTTGTAATTGGCATGGAATCACATGCAATCTCATGCTCCAAAGAGTTACAGAGTTAAACTTGCAAGGATACAAGTTGAAGGGATCCATATCTCCGCACGTAGGCAATCTCTCTTACATGACAAACTTCAACCTTGAAGGCAACAACTTCTACGAGAAAATCCCAAAAGAATTGGGACGGTTGTCACGATTACAGAAACTCTCTATCGAAAACAACTCATTGGGAGGGGAAATTCCTACAAACTTGACAGGTTGTACTCATCTCAAACTCTTGAACTTAGGTGGGAACAATTTGACTGGCAAAATACCGATCGAAATTGGCTCACTTCAGAAGCTTACATATTTGAGCCTTTATATGAATCAATTAACTGGAGGAATCCCATCATTCATAGGGAATCTTTCATCCTTAATTGTTTTCTCAGTGGATACTAACAACTTAGAGGGAGATATTCCGCAGGAAATATGCCATCTCAAAAACTTGACAGAGGTAGAATTGGGTATCAACAAACTGAGTGGGACATTGCCTTCATGTCTTTATAATATGTCATCTCTCACTACAATCTCAGCTTCAGTAAATCAACTTAGAGGCTCTCTTCCACCCAACATGTTCCACACCCTTCCCAATCTCCAAGAACTTTATATTGGTGGCAATCATATCTCAGGGCCAATCCCACCTTCCATCACAAATGCATCTGCCCTCTTAGTACTTGACATCAATTCAAACAATTTCATAGGACAAGTTCCAAGTCTGAGGAAGCTACAAGATCTTCAACGTCTATCTTTGCCTGTGAACAATCTAGGTAACAATTCAACTAATGGTTTGGAGTTCATAAAATCATTGGCAAATTGTAGTAAGTTGCAAATGTTAGCTATATCCTACAATGATTTTGGAGGTCATTTGCCAAATTCCTTGGGCAATTTATCCACCCAGCTTAGTCAACTATATCTCGGAGGTAATTGGATATCAGGAGAAATCCCTGCATCAATAGGAAATCTAATTGGCTTAACTCTCTTGGGGATAGAAGATAACCTCATTGATGGGATTATCCCAATAACTTTTGGGAAGCTTCAGAAGATGCAAAAGTTAGACTTAGGCACAAACAAGCTGTCAGGAGAGATAGGAACCTTTTTAAGAAACCTTAGTCAATTGTTTTATTTGGGTTTGGGAGATAATATGTTAGAAGGAAATATTCCTCCAAGCATAGGAAATTGCCAAAAGTTACAATATCTAGGTCTTTGGCAAAACAACCTTAAAGGAACCATACCCTTAGAAATTTTTAATCTTTCCTCTCTAACAAATGTGTTGGATTTGTCACAGAACTCATTGAGTGGGATTATACCGGAAGAAGTGGGCATCCTTAAACATGTAGATTTGCTAAATTTGTCTGAAAATCATTTGTCTGGTCGCATTCCTGAAACTATCGGAGAATGCATAATGTTAGAGTACCTATATTTGCAAGGGAATTCCTTATATGGAATCATACCATCCTCTTTGGCTTCACTGATTGGTCTAATAGAATTAGACCTCTCAAAAAATCGCTTGTCTGGAACAATTCCTGATGTTCTGCAAAATATTTCTGTTTTGGAATTGTTGAATGTATCTTTTAACATGTTGGATGGTGAGGTACCAACTGAAGGTGTCTTTCAAAATGCAAGTGGGTTAGGGGTGATCGGAAATAGTAAACTTTGTGGAGGCATTTCAGAACTGCATCTACC is a genomic window containing:
- the LOC114367183 gene encoding probable LRR receptor-like serine/threonine-protein kinase At3g47570 isoform X1, encoding MKCFSLLLFAFWSIYIHLFSLFSLNSLWFISNITVFASGNEIDHLALINFKKFISTDPYGILFSWNTSTHFCNWHGITCNLMLQRVTELNLQGYKLKGSISPHVGNLSYMTNFNLEGNNFYEKIPKELGRLSRLQKLSIENNSLGGEIPTNLTGCTHLKLLNLGGNNLTGKIPIEIGSLQKLTYLSLYMNQLTGGIPSFIGNLSSLIVFSVDTNNLEGDIPQEICHLKNLTEVELGINKLSGTLPSCLYNMSSLTTISASVNQLRGSLPPNMFHTLPNLQELYIGGNHISGPIPPSITNASALLVLDINSNNFIGQVPSLRKLQDLQRLSLPVNNLGNNSTNGLEFIKSLANCSKLQMLAISYNDFGGHLPNSLGNLSTQLSQLYLGGNWISGEIPASIGNLIGLTLLGIEDNLIDGIIPITFGKLQKMQKLDLGTNKLSGEIGTFLRNLSQLFYLGLGDNMLEGNIPPSIGNCQKLQYLGLWQNNLKGTIPLEIFNLSSLTNVLDLSQNSLSGIIPEEVGILKHVDLLNLSENHLSGRIPETIGECIMLEYLYLQGNSLYGIIPSSLASLIGLIELDLSKNRLSGTIPDVLQNISVLELLNVSFNMLDGEVPTEGVFQNASGLGVIGNSKLCGGISELHLPPCRIKGKKLAKHHKFRMIAILVSVVAFLVILSIILTIYWMRKRSNKPSMDSPTIDQLAKVSYQILHNGTNGFSTTQLIGSGNFSSVYKGTLELEDKVVAIKVLNLQKKGAHKSFIVECNALKNIKHRNLVQILTCCSSTDYKGQEFKALIFEYMKNGSLDQWLHPRTLSAEHPRTLNLDQRLNIMIDVAFAIHYLHYECEQSIIHCDLKPSNVLLDDDMIAHVSDFGIARLLSTINGTTSKETSTIGIRGTVGYAPPEYGVSSEVSMNGDMYSLGILILEMLTGRRPTDEIFEDGKNLHNFVENSFPDNLLQILDPSLVPKHEEATIEEENIQNLTPTVEKCLVSLFKIGLACSVQSPRERMNMVYVTRELSKIRKFFLAGLRSNATAISVRN
- the LOC114367183 gene encoding probable LRR receptor-like serine/threonine-protein kinase At3g47570 isoform X2, producing the protein MKCFSLLLFAFWSIYIHLFSLFSLNSLWFISNITVFASGNEIDHLALINFKKFISTDPYGILFSWNTSTHFCNWHGITCNLMLQRVTELNLQGYKLKGSISPHVGNLSYMTNFNLEGNNFYEKIPKELGRLSRLQKLSIENNSLGGEIPTNLTGCTHLKLLNLGGNNLTGKIPIEIGSLQKLTYLSLYMNQLTGGIPSFIGNLSSLIVFSVDTNNLEGDIPQEICHLKNLTEVELGINKLSGTLPSCLYNMSSLTTISASVNQLRGSLPPNMFHTLPNLQELYIGGNHISGPIPPSITNASALLVLDINSNNFIGQVPSLRKLQDLQRLSLPVNNLGNNSTNGLEFIKSLANCSKLQMLAISYNDFGGHLPNSLGNLSTQLSQLYLGGNWISGEIPASIGNLIGLTLLGIEDNLIDGIIPITFGKLQKMQKLDLGTNKLSGEIGTFLRNLSQLFYLGLGDNMLEGNIPPSIGNCQKLQYLGLWQNNLKGTIPLEIFNLSSLTNVLDLSQNSLSGIIPEEVGILKHVDLLNLSENHLSGRIPETIGECIMLEYLYLQGNSLYGIIPSSLASLIGLIELDLSKNRLSGTIPDVLQNISVLELLNVSFNMLDGEVPTEGVFQNASGLGVIGNSKLCGGISELHLPPCRIKGKKLAKHHKFRMIAILVSVVAFLVILSIILTIYWMRKRSNKPSMDSPTIDQLAKVSYQILHNGTNGFSTTQLIGSGNFSSVYKGTLELEDKVVAIKVLNLQKKGAHKSFIVECNALKNIKHRNLVQILTCCSSTDYKGQEFKALIFEYMKNGSLDQWLHPRTLSAEHPRTLNLDQRLNIMIDVAFAIHYLHYECEQSIIHCDLKPSNVLLDDDMIAHVSDFGIARLLSTINGTTSKETSTIGIRGTVGYAPPEYGVSSEVSMNGDMYSLGILILEMLTGRRPTDEIFEDGLRSNATAISVRN